In one Candidatus Ancaeobacter aquaticus genomic region, the following are encoded:
- a CDS encoding ion channel, protein MSEGKLFREEKAVMLKLAHAFLRNKYSHFFVSILLLFLLNPLFDKEGFPFLSFLVLLIMLTVLWSLKLRKRLFITCLIMAAVAFVFNFLFLNSVIGGDKNLSLSWGFITILISALFLVLVISILFKRIFAEKNVTVDTIQGGASLYILMGILWAFVYQIAVFISPHSLVMKSGPLNFAEIMYFSFVTLATLGYGDITPATDFVRNLAVMEAILGQLFLTVFIARLIGLQLVSSHKK, encoded by the coding sequence ATGAGCGAGGGAAAATTATTCCGAGAAGAAAAAGCAGTTATGTTAAAACTTGCACATGCTTTTCTTAGAAATAAATACAGCCATTTTTTTGTGAGTATTTTGCTTTTATTCTTGCTCAATCCACTGTTTGATAAAGAAGGATTTCCTTTTCTTTCATTCCTTGTTCTTTTGATAATGCTTACAGTGTTATGGTCCCTTAAATTAAGAAAAAGATTATTTATTACCTGTCTTATTATGGCTGCCGTGGCATTTGTTTTTAATTTTCTCTTTTTGAATAGTGTTATTGGTGGCGACAAAAACCTTTCTCTTTCCTGGGGATTTATTACTATTCTTATTTCTGCTCTATTTCTTGTTCTTGTCATAAGTATTTTGTTCAAGAGAATATTTGCTGAAAAGAATGTTACCGTTGACACTATACAGGGCGGGGCGTCACTCTATATCCTTATGGGAATATTATGGGCATTTGTGTATCAAATAGCTGTCTTTATATCTCCCCACTCTCTTGTTATGAAAAGTGGTCCGTTAAATTTTGCTGAGATAATGTATTTTTCTTTTGTAACTCTTGCTACGCTCGGGTATGGGGACATAACGCCTGCAACTGATTTTGTGCGTAATCTTGCTGTTATGGAAGCTATTCTCGGGCAATTATTTCTTACCGTGTTTATTGCACGTCTCATTGGTCTTCAGCTTGTTTCTTCACACAAAAAATAG
- a CDS encoding efflux RND transporter permease subunit produces MNIAEFAIKKNVITMVMTVFVVIAGIVAYGNLSRLEDPEFTLKNATIMTPYPGASAAEVEEEVTNVIEKAVQELGQLDFVESTSTRGMSNVKVTIKDQYDKNKLPQVWDELRRKVQNYQVQLPPGSGPSLVNDDFGDVYGAYIAITGEGYTYKELQDFVDLLKRELLLATDVKKIIDYGRQPEVIYVEMNRQKMAQLGISQEDIYNSLGAKNLPADAGKITIGTEFIPINPTGEFVSEKQFGDLLISAKSSDKLIYLNDVATITRGYKEPPDKILRYDGKPAVGLGISTVLGGNVVVMGESINQKLKELEPQAPLGMELEVISLQSDSVVKSIDSFIDNLVAAVLIVVVVLLIFMGVRCGLIIGFILFLTICGTFIFMDMFHVTLERISLGALIIALGMLVDNAIVVTEGMMIKIKQGEDRLKAAKEVVAQTGTPLLGATIVAILAFAAIGTSDDSTGEYCRTLYQVILISLSLSWVTAVTVTPLLGKMFLKGKDPKKDISKADADPYAGGIFRLYKKGLETSIKYRWVTLAVTAGLFILSIYGFNFIKNSFFPVSTRPQFYIDFWMPEGTHIRDTEKALVQAEKYLMDLEGVDHVTSAIGGGEIRFILVYAPETPSTSYGQILINVDDYERIKTMAPQAQKDLEALLPDVTVNVRKFPLGPGEGGKIQVRISGPDHEELRLLAKKAENVIIADGGAQGMRLDWREKIKVVRPQLLEAQARKAGITRPDLAKEMKSSFLGIKTGVYREEDYLIDIVARAPEDERLNVDNLNNLTIWSSVAQKAIPIKQVVSEYKTEYEDATIARRNRKTTITIHTDMRSGLSSELLARIKPKIEKALNVDVGQVLGKTFGPNEDPFKKFTDKTLPIVFNREMPLKGMPGYSLGWGGENEDSAKATAALSGSIPIFAVLMILIVIFLFNALRQPLIIWLCVPLALIGVSAGLLLFDQPFGFMSLLGLLSLSGMLIKNAIVLIDQIDLEIKSGKDHYQAIIDSGVSRMRPVMMAALTTILGMAPLLRDAFFVSMAVTIMFGLGFATILTLIVVPVLYSVFFKVPNKKDGE; encoded by the coding sequence ATGAATATAGCTGAATTTGCCATAAAGAAAAATGTCATAACAATGGTTATGACCGTTTTTGTCGTTATTGCCGGTATTGTTGCTTATGGAAATCTCAGTCGGCTTGAAGATCCTGAATTTACACTCAAAAACGCGACCATTATGACACCATACCCCGGTGCGAGTGCCGCAGAAGTTGAAGAAGAAGTAACGAACGTTATTGAAAAAGCTGTACAGGAACTCGGGCAGCTTGATTTTGTTGAGTCTACTTCTACCAGAGGTATGTCCAATGTTAAAGTAACGATAAAAGATCAATATGATAAAAATAAGCTTCCTCAAGTATGGGATGAGCTGCGCAGGAAAGTTCAGAATTATCAAGTGCAACTTCCACCGGGATCCGGCCCTTCACTCGTAAATGATGATTTTGGCGATGTGTACGGAGCATATATTGCAATCACCGGAGAAGGGTATACCTATAAAGAATTGCAGGATTTTGTTGATCTCTTAAAACGTGAGTTGTTACTTGCTACAGATGTAAAAAAGATCATTGATTATGGGCGGCAGCCTGAAGTTATATATGTTGAGATGAATCGCCAGAAGATGGCGCAGCTCGGTATATCTCAAGAAGATATTTATAACTCCCTCGGAGCGAAAAATCTTCCTGCCGATGCAGGCAAAATAACGATAGGTACAGAATTTATTCCTATTAATCCTACCGGAGAGTTTGTATCAGAAAAACAATTTGGTGATCTGCTTATCAGTGCAAAAAGCTCGGATAAACTGATATACCTTAATGATGTTGCAACAATAACACGCGGATATAAAGAACCTCCGGATAAAATCTTGAGATATGACGGTAAACCCGCCGTTGGGCTTGGAATATCTACTGTTCTTGGCGGCAATGTTGTTGTCATGGGTGAATCGATAAACCAAAAGTTAAAAGAACTTGAGCCGCAGGCACCTCTTGGAATGGAGCTAGAGGTAATTTCTCTACAATCTGATTCTGTAGTTAAATCAATAGACAGTTTTATAGATAATCTTGTTGCGGCTGTGCTTATCGTTGTTGTTGTTCTTCTCATATTTATGGGGGTACGATGCGGACTCATAATCGGTTTTATTCTGTTTCTTACTATTTGCGGTACATTTATCTTTATGGATATGTTTCATGTGACACTTGAGCGAATCTCTCTCGGTGCGCTTATTATTGCTTTAGGTATGCTTGTTGATAACGCAATTGTTGTTACTGAAGGGATGATGATAAAGATTAAGCAAGGTGAAGATCGTTTGAAAGCGGCTAAAGAAGTTGTTGCGCAAACGGGGACGCCACTTTTAGGTGCAACTATTGTTGCGATACTTGCATTTGCTGCAATAGGTACGTCAGATGACAGTACCGGTGAATATTGTCGTACACTATATCAGGTTATCTTAATTTCTCTGTCACTTAGCTGGGTGACTGCTGTTACGGTGACACCGCTTCTCGGCAAAATGTTCCTTAAAGGAAAAGATCCTAAAAAAGATATTTCTAAAGCTGACGCTGATCCGTATGCAGGAGGCATTTTCCGACTCTATAAAAAAGGATTGGAAACAAGTATCAAATATAGATGGGTAACCTTAGCTGTTACGGCCGGATTATTTATTCTTTCAATATATGGATTTAACTTTATAAAAAATAGTTTCTTTCCTGTTTCTACCCGGCCGCAATTCTATATTGATTTTTGGATGCCTGAAGGAACGCATATCCGTGATACCGAAAAAGCACTTGTTCAAGCAGAAAAATACCTTATGGATCTTGAAGGTGTCGATCATGTTACGTCTGCGATAGGTGGCGGTGAAATACGGTTTATCCTTGTGTATGCCCCTGAAACTCCTTCGACGAGTTATGGGCAAATACTTATTAATGTAGATGACTATGAACGTATAAAAACAATGGCCCCTCAAGCGCAAAAAGATCTCGAGGCATTGTTACCTGATGTGACGGTGAATGTTAGAAAGTTTCCTCTCGGGCCCGGTGAGGGAGGGAAGATACAGGTACGTATTAGTGGTCCTGATCACGAGGAGCTTCGCCTGTTAGCAAAAAAAGCTGAGAATGTTATTATTGCCGATGGTGGTGCTCAAGGTATGCGTCTTGACTGGCGTGAAAAGATCAAGGTTGTGAGACCGCAATTACTTGAGGCACAGGCACGTAAAGCAGGGATTACCCGTCCTGATCTTGCAAAAGAAATGAAATCATCTTTCTTGGGCATTAAAACAGGTGTGTATCGTGAAGAGGATTACCTTATAGATATTGTTGCTCGTGCACCCGAAGATGAACGGTTAAATGTTGATAACCTCAATAATCTCACTATATGGAGTTCTGTTGCACAAAAAGCGATACCTATTAAGCAGGTTGTCTCAGAATATAAAACTGAATATGAAGACGCTACTATTGCTCGACGAAACCGTAAAACGACAATTACAATTCATACTGATATGCGCAGTGGACTCTCAAGTGAATTACTCGCTCGCATAAAACCGAAAATTGAAAAAGCATTAAACGTGGATGTCGGCCAGGTTCTCGGAAAGACTTTTGGGCCTAATGAGGATCCCTTTAAAAAATTTACTGATAAAACATTACCCATAGTGTTTAACAGGGAAATGCCGTTAAAGGGTATGCCCGGATATTCGCTCGGATGGGGTGGTGAAAACGAAGATTCGGCGAAAGCTACTGCCGCGCTTTCAGGAAGCATACCGATATTTGCGGTCTTGATGATACTGATCGTTATCTTCCTGTTTAATGCTCTGCGGCAGCCGCTCATTATATGGCTCTGTGTGCCGTTAGCTCTTATCGGTGTCAGTGCAGGACTGTTACTGTTTGATCAGCCGTTTGGTTTTATGTCTCTTCTTGGACTCTTAAGTTTATCCGGAATGCTTATTAAAAACGCGATTGTGCTTATAGATCAGATCGATCTTGAAATTAAAAGCGGTAAAGACCATTATCAGGCGATCATTGATTCAGGTGTAAGTCGTATGCGGCCAGTGATGATGGCCGCTTTGACCACGATTCTAGGTATGGCACCGCTTCTCAGGGATGCTTTTTTTGTGTCGATGGCGGTAACGATAATGTTTGGTCTTGGTTTTGCGACGATTCTTACATTAATCGTTGTGCCCGTACTGTACTCGGTGTTTTTTAAAGTGCCAAACAAAAAAGATGGAGAGTAG
- a CDS encoding transporter produces the protein MVNIIKRILLFVILFIVISSTQTFALMENRPLNTSEPTLLKRGQFQIATGGTFLKQANNDKEWDWVSDIEYGIFDWFEYDIEIPRVSNIYGDADLENVNGLGDISMCWAVNPVKEGKFIPTISFACYLKTKSGDEDRNLGTGTNDFTIQLLMLKTFGKLSVVMNFGYTFVGKPSGENLRDTFSNNYALKYELADKLVLVSEIYGQTNQNKDASNDPWNMLGGFIYNINDFLAFDCGVGTGLNSESPALRVTSGFVLTF, from the coding sequence GTGGTGAATATAATCAAAAGAATTTTATTATTTGTTATTTTATTTATTGTAATTAGTTCGACGCAGACATTTGCGTTAATGGAAAACCGTCCGTTAAATACATCTGAGCCGACTTTGCTGAAGAGAGGGCAATTTCAAATTGCGACAGGCGGAACTTTTTTGAAACAGGCCAATAATGATAAGGAATGGGATTGGGTTTCCGATATTGAATACGGAATATTTGATTGGTTTGAGTATGATATTGAAATACCGCGTGTGTCAAACATCTATGGTGATGCGGATCTAGAAAACGTAAATGGTCTTGGTGATATCTCAATGTGCTGGGCGGTTAATCCTGTAAAAGAGGGAAAGTTTATTCCGACTATATCTTTTGCATGTTATTTGAAAACAAAAAGCGGTGACGAAGATAGGAATTTAGGAACCGGAACAAATGACTTTACAATACAGTTATTAATGTTAAAGACGTTTGGTAAATTATCTGTTGTAATGAACTTTGGATATACTTTTGTGGGGAAACCTTCCGGTGAAAACTTGAGGGATACTTTTAGCAATAATTACGCGCTAAAATATGAGCTTGCCGACAAATTAGTTTTGGTCTCAGAAATTTACGGGCAAACAAATCAGAATAAAGACGCCTCGAATGATCCATGGAATATGCTGGGAGGTTTTATTTATAATATTAATGATTTTTTGGCGTTTGATTGCGGTGTTGGGACGGGACTTAATAGTGAGAGTCCGGCTTTGAGGGTAACATCTGGTTTTGTTTTGACGTTTTAA